A genome region from Dendrosporobacter quercicolus includes the following:
- the mutS gene encoding DNA mismatch repair protein MutS has product MSANDTPMMAQYKNIKSQHQDEILFFRLGDFYEMFFTDAEIASRELEITLTSREGGQNMRIPMCGVPYHAAENYIARLINKGFKVAICEQVEDPKQTKGIVRREVIKVITPGTVLSETLLPDQSNNYLTVIAERGTTLCLAAADISTGECLWVGYEGINRLPALCDQLYRLMPAELVIAGEIANDGELKAFINSRLANCAVSNFKEFDAEAITGLPGRHFAAEELPDCQCAQLSLGILLFYLHQTLKNDLSHLNRLTHLNFADSLVLDTSTLRNLEVTRNMRDGGKKETLLGVLDYTSTAMGGRLLKNWLEYPLMHAGRIMERQDAIAELLDQPAERQLVKTALSAVYDFERILTRVEVGTANARDLIALKDSLAVIPALQNSLANFRTALLTQLGTALTDHSSIVRLIDAAITETPPISLRDGGLIKENYHAELDELRSIARDSREWIQSLEARERERTGIKSLKIGYNKVFGYYLEVTHSNSSAVPVNYVRKQTLANAERYITPELKDFETKVLGAQEKIVSLEYVLFSEIRDSIKSDIRQIQQTARQIALLDTLVSLSEAAERYNYARPQIRTNGAILIKDGRHPVVERLLQRELFVPNDTLLDHHENEVMVITGPNMAGKSTYMRQVALLVLMAQTGSFIPAREAVISPVDRIFTRVGASDDLSTGQSTFMVEMNEVAQILKYATAKSLIVLDEIGRGTSTFDGMSIARAVIEYINERIKAKTLFATHYHELTELADYGRNIKNYSVAVKERGRDVVFLRRIVPGGADKSYGIHVAQLAGLPKKLIDRASRILAELEQNHPPAVRQPQVEQTAATLSSSLFESALAADLLAIDVLSITPLEALNILYRLQTEARKESGQL; this is encoded by the coding sequence ATGTCTGCCAATGATACGCCAATGATGGCACAGTATAAAAACATAAAAAGCCAGCATCAGGATGAAATACTCTTTTTTCGGCTTGGTGATTTTTATGAAATGTTTTTCACTGATGCTGAAATTGCCTCACGGGAACTTGAAATCACCCTAACCTCCCGTGAAGGCGGACAAAATATGCGCATTCCGATGTGCGGCGTACCTTATCATGCTGCTGAAAACTATATTGCCCGCTTAATTAACAAAGGCTTTAAAGTAGCAATCTGTGAACAGGTTGAAGATCCCAAGCAAACCAAGGGTATAGTCAGACGCGAAGTGATTAAGGTAATTACTCCGGGCACGGTTTTATCGGAAACGCTGCTGCCGGATCAAAGCAATAATTATCTGACCGTTATTGCCGAAAGGGGAACAACCCTCTGCCTGGCCGCCGCCGATATCAGCACCGGTGAATGCCTGTGGGTTGGCTATGAGGGCATCAACCGCCTGCCGGCGCTTTGTGATCAGCTCTACCGTTTAATGCCGGCGGAATTGGTTATTGCCGGTGAAATTGCCAATGACGGGGAGCTCAAGGCTTTTATCAACAGCCGTCTAGCCAATTGCGCCGTCAGTAATTTTAAGGAATTTGACGCAGAAGCCATTACCGGCCTGCCAGGCCGGCACTTTGCAGCGGAAGAATTGCCTGATTGTCAGTGCGCACAATTGAGTCTGGGCATCCTATTGTTTTATTTGCATCAGACGTTAAAAAATGATTTATCGCATCTTAACCGTCTTACTCATCTCAATTTCGCCGATAGTCTGGTTTTGGACACCTCGACCCTGCGCAACCTGGAAGTTACCCGCAATATGCGGGACGGCGGCAAAAAGGAAACCCTGCTCGGCGTACTTGATTATACCAGTACGGCGATGGGCGGCAGGCTGTTAAAAAACTGGCTGGAATATCCGCTGATGCACGCAGGCCGGATTATGGAACGCCAGGACGCCATCGCCGAGCTGCTGGACCAGCCGGCTGAGCGCCAGCTGGTCAAAACCGCTTTAAGTGCAGTCTATGACTTTGAACGCATTTTAACCAGGGTGGAGGTAGGAACAGCCAACGCCCGTGATTTAATTGCCCTGAAGGATTCCCTGGCCGTAATTCCGGCCCTGCAAAACTCCCTGGCAAATTTCCGGACGGCCCTGCTTACTCAGTTAGGTACTGCTCTGACCGACCATAGCAGCATCGTCCGGCTGATCGACGCGGCAATAACCGAAACGCCGCCAATATCGCTCCGGGACGGCGGCTTAATCAAAGAAAACTATCATGCTGAACTGGACGAATTGCGCAGCATTGCCCGGGACAGCAGGGAATGGATTCAAAGCCTGGAAGCCCGGGAACGGGAACGAACCGGTATAAAATCACTGAAAATCGGCTATAACAAGGTGTTCGGTTACTACCTGGAGGTAACTCACTCCAACAGCTCAGCCGTACCGGTCAATTATGTCCGTAAGCAAACGCTGGCCAATGCCGAACGCTATATTACGCCGGAATTAAAAGATTTTGAAACCAAAGTGCTGGGCGCTCAGGAAAAAATCGTGTCGCTTGAATATGTATTGTTTAGCGAAATCCGGGACAGCATTAAAAGCGACATCAGGCAAATTCAGCAGACAGCCCGCCAGATCGCCCTGCTGGATACCCTGGTCAGTCTCAGCGAAGCGGCCGAGCGTTATAATTATGCCAGACCGCAGATCAGGACCAATGGCGCTATTTTAATTAAAGACGGCCGGCATCCAGTGGTTGAACGGCTGTTGCAGCGTGAATTATTTGTGCCGAATGATACTCTGCTGGACCATCATGAGAATGAAGTTATGGTCATTACCGGACCAAATATGGCGGGTAAATCCACTTACATGCGCCAGGTTGCCTTGTTGGTGCTCATGGCGCAGACCGGCAGCTTTATCCCGGCCCGTGAAGCGGTAATCAGCCCGGTGGACCGGATTTTTACCCGAGTAGGCGCCAGCGATGACTTGTCAACAGGTCAAAGTACGTTCATGGTCGAAATGAATGAGGTTGCCCAGATTTTAAAATACGCCACCGCCAAAAGCCTGATTGTGTTGGACGAGATCGGCCGCGGCACCAGCACCTTTGACGGCATGAGCATTGCCCGGGCGGTAATTGAATACATCAATGAACGGATTAAGGCCAAAACCCTGTTTGCCACCCATTATCACGAATTAACCGAACTGGCTGATTATGGCCGCAATATTAAAAACTATTCCGTTGCAGTCAAGGAACGGGGCCGGGATGTGGTATTCCTGCGCCGGATTGTGCCGGGCGGCGCCGACAAAAGCTATGGTATCCACGTGGCTCAGCTCGCCGGCCTGCCCAAAAAGCTGATTGACCGGGCCAGCCGGATTCTCGCCGAATTGGAGCAAAATCACCCGCCGGCCGTACGCCAGCCCCAGGTAGAGCAGACTGCCGCCACGCTGTCATCTTCCCTCTTCGAGTCAGCCCTGGCTGCTGATTTGCTGGCCATCGACGTATTGTCCATCACCCCCCTTGAAGCACTGAATATTTTATACCGCCTGCAGACCGAAGCCAGAAAGGAGTCTGGACAACTATGA
- the mutL gene encoding DNA mismatch repair endonuclease MutL yields MTTIRVLDENTANKIAAGEVVDRPASIIKELVENAIDAHSSKIEIEISEGGIRFIRVTDNGTGMSHADAQLAILRHATSKISDAGDLNKISTLGFRGEALPTIAAVAKFSLTTRLQDQHLATLVEVAGGVLTDVREAGGSIGTTVVVEDLFYNTPARQKFLKKPAAESSHIHQIVVKLALSHPHIAFKLINNTRLVLATPGNDNLSDTLTSLYGNTLSAELLPVYFTEDDMVISGYLSKPTLLKSSRQWQTFFINSRVVNSRVIAKALDNAYHSLLPKSGYPLAVLGITVPVDSLDVNVHPQKSEVKFADDNKMFRAVYHAVAETLRAQQAPSQIAASVSLPGGPAYRAYPQPAAAVPAGRPEYAAVRQLELLDTARQPVSLGAAQALIARESPLAVFDHIAPSAGNSQPSGQTDFDLYPLGQIADCYIIAYNQDGMFIVDQHAAHERILYDKLGKSTERIPAQQLLVPPFIEFDEADCNLIAENRQLFFELGFSLELIGPNTMRLLEIPADIPLSEAEQIVRQILQAVQELHQPSAQELRHACLQITACRAAIKAGDSLNMRQIQALLNELCQTTLPYTCPHGRPAIIRFTPQDLAKMFKRT; encoded by the coding sequence ATGACAACCATTCGTGTGCTTGATGAGAATACAGCCAATAAAATTGCCGCCGGCGAGGTGGTAGACCGTCCCGCATCGATTATCAAGGAATTAGTGGAAAATGCCATTGATGCGCACAGCAGTAAAATTGAAATTGAAATCAGCGAAGGCGGTATCCGGTTTATCCGGGTAACCGACAATGGTACCGGTATGAGCCACGCTGACGCACAACTGGCTATTTTACGGCATGCCACCAGTAAAATCAGCGACGCCGGCGATTTGAACAAGATCAGTACGCTGGGCTTTCGGGGCGAGGCGCTGCCGACCATTGCGGCAGTAGCTAAGTTTTCCCTGACGACCAGGCTGCAGGATCAGCATTTGGCCACTCTGGTTGAAGTGGCGGGCGGCGTGCTTACCGATGTACGGGAGGCGGGCGGCAGTATCGGGACAACGGTTGTTGTTGAAGATCTGTTCTATAACACGCCGGCCCGGCAAAAATTTCTGAAAAAACCGGCGGCGGAAAGTTCGCATATTCATCAGATTGTCGTCAAGCTGGCCTTATCTCACCCCCATATTGCCTTTAAACTCATTAACAATACCCGGCTGGTTTTGGCAACGCCCGGCAATGATAACTTAAGCGACACGCTAACCAGCCTCTACGGCAATACCCTTAGTGCGGAATTGCTGCCGGTTTATTTTACTGAAGACGATATGGTCATATCCGGTTATTTATCAAAACCGACGCTGTTAAAAAGCAGCCGGCAATGGCAGACTTTTTTTATAAATTCGCGGGTGGTGAACAGCCGGGTGATTGCCAAAGCGCTGGACAATGCGTACCATTCGCTGTTGCCGAAGAGTGGTTATCCATTGGCCGTGCTCGGTATAACGGTTCCGGTTGACAGCCTTGATGTGAATGTCCATCCGCAAAAAAGCGAGGTCAAGTTCGCCGATGACAATAAAATGTTCAGGGCGGTTTATCATGCTGTCGCCGAAACACTTCGCGCCCAGCAGGCGCCCAGCCAGATCGCCGCTTCGGTAAGCCTTCCCGGCGGCCCGGCCTACCGCGCCTATCCGCAGCCGGCAGCTGCGGTTCCGGCCGGACGCCCCGAGTATGCCGCCGTTCGTCAGCTGGAGCTTTTGGATACTGCCCGGCAGCCGGTATCCCTGGGTGCTGCGCAGGCGCTGATTGCCCGGGAATCACCGCTGGCTGTTTTTGACCATATTGCTCCTTCCGCCGGAAACAGCCAGCCGTCCGGTCAGACTGATTTTGATTTATACCCGCTGGGCCAGATTGCCGACTGCTATATTATTGCTTATAATCAGGACGGCATGTTTATTGTTGACCAGCATGCCGCTCATGAACGTATCCTGTATGACAAGCTGGGCAAATCCACTGAGCGCATTCCGGCGCAGCAATTGCTGGTCCCGCCGTTTATTGAATTTGATGAAGCCGACTGCAATTTAATTGCCGAAAACAGGCAGTTGTTTTTTGAGCTGGGCTTCAGTCTGGAGCTTATTGGTCCAAATACCATGCGGCTACTGGAGATACCGGCCGATATTCCGCTGTCCGAGGCGGAACAGATTGTCCGTCAAATACTGCAGGCCGTCCAGGAGCTGCATCAGCCATCCGCGCAGGAACTGCGCCATGCCTGTCTGCAGATAACCGCCTGCCGCGCAGCCATAAAAGCCGGCGATTCCTTGAACATGCGGCAAATCCAGGCCTTGCTCAATGAGCTGTGCCAAACCACACTGCCCTATACCTGCCCGCATGGCAGACCCGCAATCATCAGGTTTACCCCGCAGGATCTTGCTAAAATGTTTAAACGTACATAA
- a CDS encoding class I SAM-dependent methyltransferase, with amino-acid sequence MNCIITTAVKPGSALEEAANTIAGQLPAPFVARGSQSLEQIKVKYQAEVIIAVTRKGLVAHTPGGDFFFHPSMAELRIKNLINGKDDHMVNAMGLQEGMSVLDCTLGLGTDAIVASYVTGVPGQVTGLEAAKIVALITGNGLRNYQTNSIDAALRRISVVNADYQHYLAGLPAGSFDVVYFDPMFRRPIASSSNIKPLRLLADNRELTTAALQQAVRVAGKRVVIKETRHSSIFAGLGIQTIVGGKYSSICYGIIETGRTKCSD; translated from the coding sequence ATGAACTGCATCATTACCACCGCCGTTAAACCAGGCAGCGCTCTGGAAGAGGCCGCCAATACTATCGCCGGACAATTGCCCGCTCCGTTTGTGGCTCGCGGCAGCCAATCGCTGGAACAGATAAAAGTCAAATATCAGGCTGAGGTGATTATCGCCGTTACCAGAAAAGGATTGGTGGCCCATACTCCCGGCGGCGACTTTTTCTTCCATCCGAGCATGGCGGAATTACGTATAAAAAATCTCATAAATGGCAAAGATGACCATATGGTAAATGCAATGGGCCTGCAGGAAGGAATGTCAGTGCTTGATTGCACGCTGGGACTGGGAACCGATGCCATTGTGGCAAGCTATGTTACGGGAGTGCCGGGGCAGGTTACCGGCCTGGAAGCAGCGAAAATTGTTGCATTAATTACCGGCAACGGCTTAAGGAATTACCAAACGAACAGCATTGACGCCGCTTTGCGGCGAATTTCTGTAGTGAATGCCGATTATCAGCATTATCTTGCCGGACTGCCGGCCGGAAGCTTTGACGTTGTCTATTTTGATCCGATGTTCCGCCGTCCCATTGCCAGCAGTTCCAATATTAAGCCCTTGCGGCTGCTGGCCGACAACCGCGAACTGACGACCGCCGCTCTTCAGCAGGCCGTCAGAGTAGCCGGAAAGAGGGTTGTAATCAAAGAAACCCGCCACAGCAGTATATTCGCCGGACTGGGCATACAAACCATCGTTGGAGGCAAATACAGCAGTATCTGTTATGGCATCATTGAAACAGGGAGAACAAAATGCAGCGATTAA
- the miaA gene encoding tRNA (adenosine(37)-N6)-dimethylallyltransferase MiaA codes for MQRLIAVIGPTAVGKTRLGIELAGLLNTEIISGDSMLVYRGLDIGTAKPGLAERNGIVHHLIDILEPEEEFSVTKFISLADRHISQLNAAGKIPILAGGTGLYVKALLEGYQFNITPGDAGYRDKLTQLAQTRGNEYVHQLLLEADPAAAARLHPNDLRRIIRALEVHSLGGENISQRKLAGCHQPVYDATVIGLTMNRQHLYDRINRRVDNMIAQGLVEEVSSLLAAGLSPACQSMKGIGYKEIIAYLSGQVSLNAAIDAIKQATRHFAKRQLTWYNKMPYIHWVNVDDCEDAKILLPIIYKHIAGKFCLG; via the coding sequence ATGCAGCGATTAATTGCAGTCATCGGACCAACTGCTGTTGGTAAAACCAGACTTGGCATTGAACTGGCCGGACTACTTAATACCGAGATTATTTCCGGTGACTCCATGCTGGTCTATCGCGGCCTGGACATTGGTACCGCCAAACCCGGTCTTGCTGAGCGAAATGGAATTGTCCACCATCTCATTGACATTTTGGAGCCGGAGGAAGAGTTTAGCGTAACCAAATTTATTTCACTGGCGGACCGCCACATCAGCCAGCTCAATGCTGCTGGCAAAATTCCGATTCTTGCCGGGGGTACCGGGCTTTATGTCAAAGCATTATTGGAAGGCTACCAATTCAACATAACGCCGGGTGATGCCGGGTATCGTGATAAACTAACGCAGCTGGCTCAAACCAGGGGGAACGAATATGTTCATCAGCTGCTGCTTGAGGCTGATCCCGCAGCTGCAGCCAGGCTGCATCCCAACGACCTCCGGCGGATTATCCGGGCTTTGGAAGTTCATTCTCTGGGCGGTGAAAACATTTCGCAGCGTAAACTTGCCGGTTGCCATCAGCCCGTTTATGACGCTACAGTCATTGGGCTTACGATGAACAGACAGCATTTATATGACCGGATCAACCGCAGAGTGGACAATATGATAGCACAAGGGCTGGTAGAGGAAGTCTCCTCACTGCTGGCCGCTGGACTGTCGCCAGCCTGCCAGTCAATGAAGGGCATAGGGTATAAGGAAATCATTGCTTATCTGAGCGGCCAGGTAAGCTTAAACGCGGCCATAGACGCCATCAAACAAGCCACCCGCCATTTCGCCAAGCGTCAATTGACCTGGTATAATAAAATGCCGTATATTCACTGGGTAAATGTTGATGATTGCGAAGATGCCAAAATCCTATTGCCAATTATTTACAAGCATATTGCAGGAAAGTTTTGTCTTGGGTAG
- the hfq gene encoding RNA chaperone Hfq → MTTKVINLQDSFLNQIRKENVPVIIYLVNGFQLRGAVKGFDNFTVIIENDSKQQLVYKHAISTITPFRPLTSHYEKREEAKTTEKQ, encoded by the coding sequence ATGACAACTAAAGTGATCAATCTGCAAGATAGTTTTTTAAATCAAATTCGCAAAGAAAACGTGCCGGTAATTATTTACCTAGTCAACGGCTTCCAACTGCGGGGGGCAGTGAAAGGCTTTGACAATTTCACCGTAATTATTGAAAATGACAGCAAACAACAATTAGTATATAAGCATGCGATATCAACAATTACACCCTTCCGTCCCTTAACCAGCCATTATGAAAAAAGAGAAGAGGCCAAAACAACAGAAAAACAGTAA
- a CDS encoding histidinol phosphate phosphatase has translation MIVDTHIHTRFSSDSKMHINQALQRSEELGIGITLTEHMDLAYPEPDAFTFDIHQYLTEYGPYRSHKVMLGVEIGMRLDCLTENRRLIAANPFDYVIGSIHVIENIDIYQEVFYRERSKQEVYQQYFAAMAECLSVYECIDTLGHIDYIARYARYSDPELYYSEFAAAIDKVLTLTAQHEKAIEINTRRLSSPAAVQALLPIYQRFYQLGGRLATIGSDAHNADDIGRDFRLAMQLAELSNLKPVYFSQRRPHYIK, from the coding sequence TTGATTGTTGACACGCATATTCATACCCGTTTTTCCTCTGACTCCAAAATGCATATTAACCAGGCGCTGCAGCGCTCTGAGGAGCTTGGAATCGGGATTACCTTAACCGAACATATGGATCTGGCTTATCCGGAGCCTGACGCTTTTACCTTTGATATTCATCAATATCTGACCGAGTATGGGCCTTATCGCAGCCATAAAGTGATGCTGGGCGTGGAAATCGGCATGCGACTGGATTGCCTGACGGAAAACCGCCGGCTGATTGCCGCCAATCCGTTTGACTATGTCATTGGATCGATTCATGTAATTGAAAATATCGATATATATCAGGAAGTTTTTTACCGGGAGCGCTCCAAACAGGAGGTCTACCAGCAATACTTTGCCGCAATGGCCGAATGTCTGAGCGTATATGAGTGCATAGACACACTGGGCCATATTGACTATATTGCCCGCTATGCCCGGTATTCCGATCCTGAGCTGTACTACAGCGAATTTGCCGCGGCGATTGACAAGGTGCTGACACTGACGGCCCAACACGAAAAGGCAATTGAAATCAATACCCGCCGCCTGTCCAGTCCGGCTGCCGTCCAGGCTCTGCTGCCCATTTACCAGCGTTTTTATCAGTTAGGCGGGCGGCTGGCCACCATCGGTTCCGACGCCCATAATGCCGACGATATCGGCCGGGATTTCAGGCTGGCAATGCAGCTTGCGGAGCTCAGCAACTTAAAACCCGTCTATTTTAGCCAGCGCCGGCCGCATTACATCAAGTAA
- a CDS encoding NUDIX hydrolase, translating to MHFIAAVQSYTPRCVQEENDQKVILDMIARFSEKLLFRDNAFAHMTGSGLILNPALNKVLFVHHHIYQTWSWTGGHADGNADLLEVACKEAAEETGIKQAKPLTGQLDSLDILPVYGHFKKGQYISAHLHLSAAYLLVADETQPVTANKAENSAVRWCEADRLSAYSVEPHLLRIYAKLIEKAKRYC from the coding sequence ATGCATTTTATTGCAGCGGTGCAAAGCTATACGCCGCGCTGCGTTCAGGAAGAAAACGATCAAAAAGTAATACTGGATATGATTGCGCGATTTTCGGAAAAGCTGCTTTTCCGGGACAATGCCTTTGCCCATATGACCGGTTCGGGACTCATCCTCAATCCGGCGTTAAACAAGGTATTATTCGTACATCATCACATTTATCAGACCTGGTCCTGGACAGGCGGTCATGCGGACGGCAACGCCGACCTGCTGGAAGTTGCCTGCAAGGAAGCTGCCGAAGAAACCGGAATCAAACAGGCCAAACCGCTGACCGGCCAACTGGATTCACTGGATATTCTCCCGGTATACGGGCATTTCAAAAAAGGACAATACATCAGCGCTCATCTCCATTTGTCGGCGGCGTACCTGCTTGTTGCCGATGAAACCCAGCCGGTAACGGCAAACAAGGCGGAAAACAGCGCGGTCCGCTGGTGTGAGGCCGACAGGCTTTCCGCCTATTCGGTTGAACCGCATTTGCTCCGTATTTATGCAAAACTAATAGAAAAGGCGAAAAGATATTGTTAA
- the mutY gene encoding A/G-specific adenine glycosylase gives MLNEINKTEQHLALIVQPLLAWYDANARILPWREQPTPYHVWISEIMLQQTRVEAVKPYFDRFIRTLPDIAALAHAPVEQLLKLWEGLGYYSRARNLQKAAGLMLDKYGGELPRSYEELRTLPGIGPYTAGAIASIAYGIPVPAVDGNVLRVVARLTACSEDIGKESVKKQMAGMLKQILPDDRTGDFNQALMELGAMICLPRGVAKCASCPVAGLCRARELDIVTTLPVKAAQKARRQEQKTVFVILAQGRVALKQRPAKGLLAGLWELPNENSCLTTAKAQELLALWGVRVDAIHKLPAAKHVFTHLEWQMTGYAVYAANCTAGLIWLKPEQLTENLALPTAFKPYTEQIGVLLATQH, from the coding sequence TTGTTAAACGAAATAAATAAGACCGAGCAACATTTGGCATTGATTGTACAGCCGCTGCTGGCGTGGTATGACGCCAACGCCCGTATCCTGCCGTGGCGCGAACAGCCGACGCCTTATCATGTCTGGATATCGGAAATCATGCTGCAGCAAACCCGGGTGGAAGCCGTTAAGCCGTATTTCGACCGTTTTATCAGGACGCTGCCGGATATTGCCGCCCTGGCGCATGCGCCGGTCGAGCAGCTGCTAAAACTCTGGGAAGGCCTGGGGTATTACAGCCGGGCGCGAAATTTGCAAAAAGCCGCAGGCCTCATGCTGGACAAGTACGGCGGCGAACTTCCCCGTTCTTATGAAGAATTGAGGACGCTGCCCGGAATCGGGCCGTATACGGCCGGGGCAATTGCCTCTATTGCCTATGGCATTCCCGTGCCGGCGGTAGACGGTAATGTCCTGCGGGTAGTTGCCCGCCTAACGGCCTGTTCTGAGGACATTGGCAAAGAAAGCGTAAAAAAGCAGATGGCCGGTATGTTAAAACAAATTCTGCCGGACGACCGCACCGGTGATTTTAATCAGGCCTTGATGGAACTGGGGGCGATGATCTGTCTGCCAAGAGGCGTTGCTAAATGCGCCTCTTGTCCTGTTGCGGGACTGTGCCGGGCCCGGGAACTCGATATTGTCACGACCCTGCCGGTAAAGGCGGCCCAAAAAGCGAGGCGTCAGGAACAGAAAACCGTCTTCGTCATTCTGGCGCAGGGCCGGGTTGCATTAAAACAGCGTCCGGCGAAAGGCCTGCTGGCCGGGTTGTGGGAATTGCCGAATGAAAACAGCTGTCTTACAACAGCAAAGGCCCAAGAACTACTGGCCCTCTGGGGTGTCCGTGTAGACGCCATTCATAAGCTGCCGGCCGCCAAACATGTTTTCACCCATCTCGAATGGCAAATGACAGGTTATGCGGTTTATGCCGCAAATTGCACCGCCGGCCTGATCTGGCTGAAACCGGAGCAGTTGACGGAGAATTTGGCTTTACCGACTGCTTTTAAGCCTTACACCGAACAAATCGGGGTTCTGCTGGCTACCCAACATTAG
- a CDS encoding radical SAM protein: MSVALKQQPQELSLSEVGEKYPHFPRLVMLKTDIQRRGVHYTNRALRVADPAIHQLAGTHIFGTRDGILAHRPEAFILRDGTSVLTSPTPLEQNPYLVDLCDGRLVLLDAGVELEEIEYWTKPDYYNLTTSSGIPMSLVASARPQRLYLMPSRYCHFWSSQQECLFCDIVNNLKQQKAELNLPPRLKPSDVAETVRAALKEPGRFTAVCLTSGSDFHGAAPFDSEVDYYIEILKAVGDNFATPKFPSQLIATAFTENQLERIYQETGILSYTPDIEVLQERLFEWLCPGKARWVGYQEWKRRMIRAVGIFGRGYVNTCIVAGVELAQPHGYIDEDEALKVILEEAEDLASQGVSTVFTVWVPRPGSYLRGQKNASLEYYIRLAAGLHELRKKYNLPIDHDDYRRCGNHPDSDLARLL, encoded by the coding sequence ATGTCAGTTGCATTGAAACAACAACCTCAGGAATTAAGCCTGAGTGAAGTGGGGGAAAAATATCCACACTTTCCCCGTTTGGTCATGTTAAAAACCGATATTCAGCGTCGGGGCGTTCATTATACGAACCGTGCTTTGCGCGTGGCAGACCCGGCTATCCATCAATTGGCTGGGACCCATATCTTTGGCACCCGCGACGGCATCCTGGCCCACCGGCCCGAAGCCTTTATTTTACGTGACGGAACCTCAGTCCTCACCAGTCCGACGCCGCTGGAACAAAATCCTTACCTTGTGGATCTGTGCGATGGGCGACTGGTATTGCTGGATGCCGGCGTCGAACTTGAAGAGATTGAATACTGGACAAAACCTGATTACTACAATTTGACGACCAGCAGCGGAATTCCAATGAGCCTTGTGGCCAGCGCGCGGCCGCAGCGGCTTTATCTTATGCCCAGCCGGTACTGCCACTTCTGGAGCAGTCAGCAGGAATGCCTGTTCTGTGATATTGTAAATAACTTAAAGCAACAAAAGGCGGAACTCAATCTTCCACCTAGATTGAAACCGAGTGATGTGGCTGAAACTGTGCGGGCAGCTTTAAAAGAGCCGGGCCGGTTTACCGCGGTCTGTCTGACTTCAGGTTCGGACTTTCATGGCGCCGCGCCATTTGATAGCGAAGTTGATTATTATATTGAAATTCTCAAGGCAGTGGGGGATAACTTTGCTACACCTAAGTTTCCCAGTCAATTGATTGCCACTGCGTTTACTGAAAATCAGCTGGAACGGATTTATCAGGAAACCGGGATTTTGAGTTATACCCCGGATATTGAAGTATTGCAGGAACGCTTATTTGAATGGCTCTGCCCGGGTAAGGCCCGCTGGGTCGGCTATCAGGAATGGAAACGGCGGATGATTCGGGCTGTTGGTATCTTCGGCAGAGGTTATGTTAATACATGTATTGTGGCCGGTGTCGAACTTGCCCAGCCACATGGGTATATCGATGAAGATGAGGCGCTGAAGGTTATTTTGGAAGAGGCCGAAGATTTGGCGAGCCAGGGCGTAAGCACTGTTTTCACCGTCTGGGTGCCCCGTCCCGGCTCGTATCTGCGGGGACAGAAAAATGCCTCGCTGGAGTATTACATCCGTTTAGCGGCCGGATTGCATGAACTGCGGAAAAAGTATAACCTGCCGATTGACCACGATGATTATCGCCGTTGCGGCAATCACCCTGATTCTGATCTGGCCAGGCTGTTATAA